The following coding sequences lie in one Streptomyces venezuelae genomic window:
- a CDS encoding pRL2-8 has product MAAKPAPPGECPQCWAHAHDKSIHKALKGEQCQPCLDHMNNGHPVLVPKKPSSWW; this is encoded by the coding sequence GTGGCTGCCAAACCGGCGCCTCCCGGTGAGTGCCCGCAGTGCTGGGCGCACGCCCACGACAAGAGCATCCACAAGGCCCTCAAGGGCGAGCAGTGCCAGCCCTGCCTGGACCACATGAACAACGGCCACCCCGTCCTCGTGCCCAAGAAGCCGTCCAGCTGGTGGTGA
- a CDS encoding Pycsar system effector family protein has translation MSAIDSNLSAAHSEVKAEIARTDTKTSLLLAFVGALLAGTWTVAKDASLSVPACVVGSLGMALLLAAAGLLLSSVRPNLGGRHGFPLWATLSAEEITAELAQDQRARDIAGLSRIAVAKFTGLKRAVDLTRAGGALLVLATLLQAGGALV, from the coding sequence GTGAGTGCCATCGACTCGAACCTGTCGGCCGCGCACTCTGAGGTGAAGGCCGAGATCGCCCGCACCGACACCAAGACCAGTCTCCTGCTCGCCTTTGTCGGTGCGCTGCTGGCCGGGACGTGGACGGTCGCCAAGGACGCGTCCCTGTCCGTGCCCGCCTGCGTGGTGGGCAGTCTGGGGATGGCGTTGCTGCTCGCGGCGGCGGGGCTGTTGCTGTCGTCGGTACGTCCGAACCTTGGCGGTCGGCACGGCTTCCCGCTGTGGGCGACGCTCAGCGCCGAGGAGATCACCGCCGAGCTCGCCCAGGACCAGCGGGCGCGGGACATCGCTGGACTCTCCCGCATCGCGGTCGCCAAGTTCACCGGCCTGAAGCGGGCCGTTGACCTGACCCGCGCTGGCGGTGCCCTGCTCGTGCTCGCCACGCTCCTCCAGGCCGGGGGTGCGTTGGTATGA
- a CDS encoding AAA family ATPase, with product MTVMDDTLASVLEDRLDKLLAARRTGTVTPEGELEMAAISRIMTRAMTPRPPFCVLMAGLPGSGKTTLSRALTARGYVRLCPDEEMFRRHGVYGVDFPRGVFPTLERPVLEDVAIDLRDQLKAGHDVVVDHGFWTPEDRSKWRAIAVDAGATPVLVYLAATHEELWARISKRNEFHADDPNAIYFAESDLQRYRNRFFPPKADEPHLLYEGDPAATVAALEALQS from the coding sequence GTGACGGTCATGGATGACACGCTCGCGAGCGTGCTCGAAGACCGCCTGGATAAACTGCTGGCCGCCCGCAGGACTGGCACAGTCACCCCCGAAGGCGAATTGGAGATGGCCGCCATCTCCCGAATTATGACGAGAGCGATGACCCCGCGCCCCCCGTTCTGTGTCCTGATGGCCGGGCTCCCCGGCTCCGGCAAGACGACTCTCTCCCGCGCTCTCACCGCGCGGGGCTACGTACGGCTGTGCCCGGATGAAGAGATGTTCCGTCGACACGGCGTCTACGGAGTGGACTTCCCAAGGGGTGTCTTCCCTACCCTTGAGCGGCCGGTCCTGGAAGACGTGGCGATCGACCTACGGGATCAGCTCAAGGCCGGGCACGATGTCGTCGTTGACCACGGCTTTTGGACTCCGGAAGACCGATCGAAGTGGCGAGCAATTGCCGTCGATGCCGGCGCCACCCCCGTACTCGTCTACCTTGCCGCCACCCACGAAGAACTGTGGGCGAGGATCAGCAAGCGCAACGAGTTCCACGCTGATGACCCAAACGCGATCTACTTCGCCGAGAGCGACCTACAGCGGTACCGCAACCGGTTCTTCCCCCCAAAGGCAGATGAACCTCACCTGTTGTACGAGGGCGACCCCGCGGCCACAGTCGCAGCGCTCGAAGCTCTGCAGTCATGA
- a CDS encoding DUF3631 domain-containing protein produces MSETIDGAALLDEVEAFHRRFNVFPTEAAYVAVALWDAHAHLLDCFESTPRLAFLSPEPGSGKSRALEIVETLVPNAMAAVDASAAALFRAVSGVDGQRPTILFDEIDTIFGPKAGENEQLRGFINAGHRRNRPMFRCVGDGANQTVQAFHSYTAVAVAGLGSLPDTILTRSVVIRMRRRARNEKVEPYRTRIHEKEGFALRDRLAAWAEQVSERVMGAWPEMPEGITDRPADVWEPLLAIADAAGGAWPERARAACMTLVKAAQTTDKHSVGIRLLTDLRDHVLIGVDKLPTIAILDRLNALDDAPWADLDGKPLDNRRLARMLGEYMTVDNTPVKSRNIRTAGGVFKGFHAEDLADAWARYCPPPAQESATSATPLQPSSEPLNL; encoded by the coding sequence ATGAGCGAGACCATCGACGGCGCGGCACTGCTCGATGAGGTGGAGGCCTTCCACCGCCGCTTCAACGTCTTCCCGACGGAGGCCGCCTACGTCGCCGTGGCGCTGTGGGACGCGCACGCCCACCTGCTCGACTGCTTCGAGTCCACCCCGCGCCTGGCTTTCCTCTCCCCCGAGCCGGGTTCCGGCAAGTCCCGGGCACTGGAGATCGTGGAAACGCTCGTGCCGAACGCGATGGCCGCTGTCGACGCCTCCGCCGCCGCCCTCTTCCGCGCGGTCTCGGGCGTCGACGGCCAGCGGCCCACGATCCTCTTCGACGAGATCGACACCATCTTCGGCCCAAAGGCCGGGGAGAACGAACAACTCCGAGGGTTCATCAACGCGGGCCACCGCCGCAATCGACCCATGTTCCGCTGCGTGGGCGACGGCGCCAACCAGACCGTGCAGGCCTTCCACTCCTACACCGCTGTCGCCGTGGCCGGGCTCGGCTCTCTACCGGACACGATCCTGACCCGCTCGGTCGTCATCCGCATGCGGCGCAGGGCTCGGAACGAGAAGGTCGAGCCCTACCGCACCCGTATCCACGAGAAAGAGGGCTTCGCCCTGCGCGATCGGCTCGCCGCGTGGGCAGAGCAGGTCTCCGAGCGCGTGATGGGCGCCTGGCCGGAGATGCCCGAGGGCATCACGGACCGGCCGGCCGACGTCTGGGAGCCCCTGCTCGCCATCGCGGACGCGGCAGGCGGCGCCTGGCCGGAGCGGGCCCGCGCGGCATGCATGACCCTGGTCAAGGCGGCTCAGACCACGGACAAGCACAGCGTCGGAATCCGGCTGCTCACCGACCTGCGCGACCACGTCCTGATCGGTGTGGACAAGCTGCCCACCATCGCGATTCTCGACCGGCTCAACGCCCTCGACGACGCCCCGTGGGCCGACCTCGACGGCAAGCCCCTCGACAACCGGCGGCTCGCCAGGATGCTCGGGGAGTACATGACCGTCGACAACACGCCGGTCAAGTCCCGCAACATCCGCACGGCGGGCGGTGTCTTCAAGGGCTTCCACGCTGAGGATCTGGCCGACGCATGGGCACGGTACTGCCCGCCCCCTGCCCAGGAATCCGCTACATCCGCTACGCCGCTACAGCCCAGCTCAGAGCCCCTGAATCTGTAG
- a CDS encoding helix-turn-helix transcriptional regulator, translating to MARPQMLKLPEVLDEIGMSRAAFYRMRARGQAPRLRKLPNGQLRVSRSDLDRWWESCEQSAA from the coding sequence GTGGCCCGCCCCCAGATGCTCAAACTCCCCGAAGTCCTCGACGAAATCGGCATGAGCCGCGCCGCCTTCTACCGCATGCGCGCCCGTGGTCAGGCCCCCCGCCTCCGCAAGCTCCCCAACGGCCAACTCCGGGTCAGCCGCTCGGATTTGGACCGTTGGTGGGAGTCCTGCGAGCAGAGCGCCGCCTGA
- a CDS encoding FtsK/SpoIIIE domain-containing protein → MSGNVVPLHKTPAPPDTEPGPNLTVVPEPAPAPVVPLWVRSGRAVRHAVTHERTREAGRLAVRHGMYVVGGTRIVTRRTWDGRTGARYERLLRAAEATGNYEVAAEWEERLQRFREARHRRRMDLLKSPVDVAKGLAVGTGAGIGTLVGLGVVLAIANEDIADVLTPLLAVIEFIRLLITIVSVVWGPALKVGPLLVLLALWSVGRKQQAAPNWVLPATVRSGEGEPITPSIVVKALRDLGIAPLKSAIKEMGDAGAAMLGPIRIAGCGVEVDVTLPSGVSTNEVQQRRRKLAENLTRHEHEVFITIPEAARTVRLWIADSGALDEPIGPSPLVTDETMTANYKTGKAPWGQDLRGDAAELSVYQRHLLITGRSNQGKTAALRAIALWLALDKSVQFWIADLKGVGDWSMFDGIADVLIEGPSDDHVIQATEMVEAAVEEMNRRIEVRRNDPAATFPPLIVNVDEAQVAFMCPAIGDDKRPYGGSKAASRYFMAVRKIHNQGRAVDVLMWQGTQDPTNENLPKLVREGAHTRASLVLGTDTQSRMALGDKAVDDGAAPHLLRQGLDKGTLVVASDGIDLPKGQSFITVRTHFIDDEPAVEIAARAKALRDGIATVHAINPGEQRDPLADIADVFGDAPRLRTNEVLKRLHALDPKFYGDQWTNDRLKRELEEHGEEPKKSHGVMVVHRDHVLRALANRDNNGSASPVG, encoded by the coding sequence ATGAGCGGCAACGTCGTACCCCTGCACAAAACCCCCGCCCCGCCCGACACCGAACCGGGCCCGAACCTCACCGTGGTGCCCGAGCCCGCCCCGGCGCCCGTCGTGCCGCTGTGGGTGCGCTCCGGGCGCGCCGTGCGGCACGCGGTCACCCACGAACGCACCCGTGAGGCGGGCCGGTTGGCCGTGCGGCACGGCATGTACGTGGTCGGCGGCACCCGCATCGTCACCCGTCGTACGTGGGACGGCCGCACCGGCGCCCGCTACGAACGCCTCCTCCGCGCTGCCGAGGCCACCGGAAACTACGAGGTGGCCGCGGAGTGGGAGGAGCGGCTGCAGCGCTTCCGCGAAGCCCGTCACCGCCGCCGCATGGACCTCCTCAAGTCCCCCGTGGACGTGGCCAAGGGACTCGCGGTCGGGACCGGCGCCGGCATCGGCACGCTCGTCGGACTCGGGGTCGTGCTGGCCATCGCCAACGAGGACATCGCCGATGTCCTCACGCCGTTGCTGGCGGTCATCGAGTTCATCCGGCTCCTGATTACCATCGTCTCCGTCGTCTGGGGCCCCGCCCTCAAGGTCGGGCCGCTGCTGGTGCTGCTCGCGCTGTGGAGCGTGGGCCGCAAGCAGCAAGCCGCACCGAACTGGGTCCTGCCCGCCACCGTCCGATCCGGTGAGGGTGAGCCGATCACTCCCTCGATCGTCGTCAAGGCTCTGCGGGACCTGGGCATCGCCCCGCTGAAGAGCGCCATTAAGGAGATGGGCGACGCGGGCGCGGCGATGCTGGGGCCCATCCGGATCGCCGGATGCGGCGTGGAAGTCGACGTGACCCTGCCCTCTGGGGTGTCGACGAACGAGGTTCAGCAGCGGCGGCGCAAGCTTGCCGAGAACCTGACCCGGCACGAGCACGAGGTGTTCATCACCATCCCCGAAGCCGCCCGCACCGTGCGGCTGTGGATCGCCGACTCGGGTGCGTTGGATGAGCCGATCGGCCCGTCTCCGCTGGTCACCGACGAGACGATGACCGCGAACTATAAGACTGGCAAGGCGCCGTGGGGTCAGGACCTGCGCGGCGACGCGGCAGAGCTGAGCGTCTACCAACGGCACCTGCTCATCACTGGACGCTCGAACCAGGGCAAGACCGCTGCTCTGCGCGCCATCGCGCTGTGGCTGGCGCTCGACAAGTCCGTGCAGTTCTGGATCGCCGACCTCAAGGGCGTCGGAGACTGGAGCATGTTCGACGGCATCGCCGACGTCCTCATCGAGGGCCCCTCCGACGACCACGTCATCCAGGCGACCGAGATGGTCGAAGCCGCGGTGGAAGAGATGAACCGCCGTATCGAGGTACGCCGCAACGACCCGGCCGCGACGTTCCCGCCGCTCATCGTCAATGTCGACGAAGCACAGGTCGCGTTCATGTGCCCGGCCATCGGCGACGACAAGCGGCCCTACGGCGGCTCCAAGGCCGCATCCCGGTACTTCATGGCCGTCCGCAAAATCCACAACCAGGGACGCGCGGTCGACGTGCTGATGTGGCAGGGCACCCAGGACCCGACCAACGAGAACCTGCCCAAGCTCGTCCGCGAGGGCGCACACACCCGCGCCTCCCTCGTACTGGGCACCGACACCCAGTCCCGGATGGCCCTCGGTGACAAGGCCGTGGACGACGGTGCGGCCCCGCACCTGCTGCGTCAGGGCCTGGACAAGGGCACCCTCGTCGTCGCCTCGGACGGCATCGACCTTCCCAAGGGCCAGTCGTTCATCACGGTGCGCACGCACTTCATCGACGACGAACCGGCCGTTGAGATCGCCGCACGAGCCAAGGCACTGCGGGACGGGATCGCGACCGTGCACGCCATCAACCCGGGCGAGCAGCGCGACCCGCTCGCCGACATCGCCGACGTGTTCGGCGACGCCCCGCGGCTGCGCACCAACGAGGTGCTGAAGCGGCTGCACGCGCTGGACCCGAAGTTCTACGGCGACCAGTGGACCAACGACCGGCTCAAGCGCGAGCTGGAGGAGCACGGCGAGGAGCCGAAGAAGTCCCACGGGGTCATGGTCGTCCACCGCGATCACGTCCTGCGGGCCCTCGCCAACCGCGACAACAACGGTTCCGCTTCCCCCGTCGGATAG
- a CDS encoding phosphoadenosine phosphosulfate reductase, protein MSTPTTAAVKSFSFGGGWQSMAALVLAARGELDYRTFLMANVGDDSEHPGTLAYLKQYALPYAKAHGLELVVLDRVMKRSGEVRTLFQDLTREGSRSLKIPVRMSNGAPGTRSCTAQFKIKVVGDELKRRGATKDAPATVGIGISLDEIHRANKRRCEPHEVIEYPLLERGIRRIDCARIIRSAGLPVPPKSSCWFCPFKRPEAWHDMRRDEPELFERACQLEELLNRRRDELGKDHVWLTRFNRPLRAAIPDGVDTLPFDEFDSGCDSGWCMT, encoded by the coding sequence ATGAGCACGCCCACCACCGCGGCGGTGAAGTCGTTCAGCTTCGGCGGGGGCTGGCAGTCCATGGCCGCCCTGGTCCTCGCCGCCCGTGGGGAGCTGGACTATCGCACGTTCTTGATGGCGAACGTCGGGGACGACTCCGAGCACCCCGGCACCCTCGCTTACCTCAAGCAGTACGCCCTCCCCTACGCCAAAGCCCACGGCCTTGAGCTGGTCGTCCTGGATCGGGTGATGAAGCGCTCAGGCGAGGTCCGCACCCTGTTCCAGGACCTCACCCGCGAGGGCTCGCGGTCGCTGAAGATCCCGGTACGGATGTCGAACGGGGCCCCCGGCACCCGCTCGTGCACGGCTCAGTTCAAAATCAAGGTCGTTGGCGACGAACTCAAGCGCCGCGGTGCCACCAAGGACGCCCCGGCCACGGTCGGGATCGGCATCAGCCTCGATGAGATTCACCGGGCGAACAAACGGCGCTGCGAGCCGCACGAGGTCATCGAATACCCGCTGCTGGAACGCGGTATCCGACGGATCGACTGTGCCCGGATCATCCGCAGCGCGGGCCTACCGGTGCCGCCGAAGTCCTCGTGCTGGTTCTGCCCCTTCAAGCGGCCGGAAGCCTGGCACGACATGCGTCGCGACGAGCCGGAGCTGTTCGAGCGGGCGTGCCAGCTCGAAGAGCTCTTGAACCGCCGCCGCGACGAACTCGGCAAGGACCACGTCTGGCTGACCCGGTTCAACCGGCCGCTACGGGCCGCGATCCCGGATGGCGTGGACACGCTGCCGTTCGACGAATTCGACTCCGGCTGTGACTCCGGCTGGTGCATGACCTGA
- a CDS encoding bifunctional DNA primase/polymerase produces the protein MTQPTDIRRESLLTAAVNAAERGWCVFPLRPGTKRPALHGEAACPRTGPCADGHRKWEQRATTDVDRIRSTWSHAPYNVGIATGPSRLLVVDLDMPKDNGSADAPCGATTFTALCERAGHAVPDTYRVRTASGGQHLYFTAPDSVRLANTAGTIAPLVDTRAWGGYVVAAGSTTPSGSYEALSGPLAAPVPSWLLSILKPARKAVQAPSVAVTAQSRRYADTALANETRTVSGAQRGEREAKLFAAARALGRFIAWGDLPRARVEAALQEAGEATGLPASQCRSTLRSALNWSIAHNPQRRTTA, from the coding sequence ATGACGCAACCGACCGACATCCGGCGAGAGAGCCTGCTCACCGCCGCTGTGAACGCTGCGGAACGGGGATGGTGCGTCTTCCCGCTCCGTCCCGGCACCAAGCGGCCCGCGCTGCACGGCGAGGCCGCCTGCCCGCGCACGGGCCCGTGCGCCGACGGGCACCGCAAGTGGGAGCAGCGGGCCACGACCGACGTGGACCGTATCCGGTCCACCTGGTCGCACGCCCCGTACAACGTCGGCATCGCCACCGGTCCCTCCCGCCTGCTCGTCGTCGACCTGGACATGCCGAAGGACAACGGCAGTGCGGACGCGCCTTGCGGCGCGACGACCTTCACGGCGCTCTGCGAGCGCGCCGGGCATGCCGTCCCCGACACCTACCGGGTCCGGACTGCGAGCGGCGGGCAGCACCTGTACTTCACCGCGCCCGACAGCGTCCGTCTGGCCAACACGGCGGGCACCATCGCCCCGTTGGTCGACACCCGAGCGTGGGGTGGCTACGTTGTCGCTGCGGGCAGCACCACCCCTTCCGGAAGCTACGAAGCTCTCAGCGGCCCTCTGGCGGCCCCGGTGCCGTCCTGGTTGCTGAGCATTCTCAAACCGGCCCGCAAGGCCGTACAGGCCCCTTCTGTGGCCGTAACGGCACAATCCCGCCGATACGCTGACACGGCGCTCGCCAATGAGACGCGCACCGTCAGCGGGGCCCAACGCGGGGAGCGCGAGGCGAAGTTGTTCGCGGCGGCGCGAGCCCTGGGGCGGTTCATCGCGTGGGGCGACCTCCCCCGAGCACGGGTGGAGGCTGCTCTTCAGGAGGCGGGGGAGGCCACGGGACTGCCCGCGTCACAGTGCCGCTCGACTCTGCGCAGCGCGCTCAACTGGTCCATCGCCCACAACCCGCAGCGCCGGACGACGGCATGA
- a CDS encoding DUF6284 family protein has protein sequence MNHIVTVQEAVTAFEPWMEPTAAELDAIEHEMPVILADVDLLDAQIVTLDRSPSELDARRLRRARRKALAARLTLANTAATVAGVGA, from the coding sequence ATGAACCACATCGTTACTGTTCAGGAGGCTGTTACTGCCTTCGAGCCGTGGATGGAGCCCACGGCCGCTGAGCTGGACGCCATCGAGCACGAGATGCCCGTCATCCTGGCGGACGTCGACCTGTTGGACGCGCAGATCGTCACCCTTGACCGAAGCCCGTCCGAGCTGGACGCACGGCGCCTTCGTCGGGCCCGCCGTAAGGCCCTGGCCGCACGCCTGACCCTCGCCAACACCGCCGCCACGGTTGCGGGGGTGGGCGCGTGA
- a CDS encoding GntR family transcriptional regulator — protein MAGQADNRAPYAKIAAHYTELITSGQLQPGTLMPSIKNLSEEWKVSTATAEKALRKLRNEGLVRGIHGIGTEVLDQPTPMSSGAQRQDRGRRTGSSWGEGERSDSHQAAVVPAPDEVALALDIQPGSDVVRRSRVYRDRHGIVAHSTSWIPARYGKLIPQLAASERLTGGTSLQLIAQATGHPISHRVDTASALLLTPEYARLLELDSDNPPTAPVVVMTAKFIDSEGNIVEYGVDLGGPGRTWRTESEVSP, from the coding sequence ATGGCAGGCCAGGCCGACAATCGTGCGCCGTACGCGAAAATCGCTGCTCACTACACGGAGCTGATTACGTCTGGTCAGCTACAGCCAGGGACCCTCATGCCGAGCATCAAGAACCTCTCGGAAGAGTGGAAGGTGAGCACGGCTACAGCCGAGAAGGCCCTGCGCAAGCTGCGCAACGAGGGGCTTGTGCGTGGCATCCACGGCATCGGCACCGAAGTTCTGGACCAGCCGACTCCGATGTCGTCAGGAGCCCAGCGGCAGGACCGAGGTCGCCGCACCGGGTCTAGCTGGGGAGAAGGCGAGCGGTCCGACTCCCACCAGGCGGCTGTAGTGCCGGCGCCGGATGAAGTGGCGCTAGCGCTGGACATTCAGCCCGGCTCCGACGTGGTTCGCCGTAGCCGGGTCTATAGGGACCGGCACGGCATCGTCGCTCACAGCACATCCTGGATTCCCGCTCGCTACGGGAAGCTCATTCCTCAGTTGGCAGCGAGCGAGCGCCTGACGGGCGGTACATCGCTACAGCTCATCGCCCAAGCGACCGGCCATCCGATCAGTCACCGAGTCGACACCGCGTCCGCCCTGCTGCTGACCCCGGAATACGCGCGGCTTTTGGAACTGGACTCCGACAACCCGCCGACGGCTCCGGTGGTAGTGATGACAGCCAAGTTCATCGACAGCGAAGGCAACATCGTTGAGTACGGCGTGGACCTCGGAGGCCCCGGTCGAACGTGGCGCACGGAGTCGGAGGTCTCTCCGTGA
- a CDS encoding DUF2637 domain-containing protein: protein MNRKGKILLVLALVGVVGMAFRVSWNALRDIANAVGADERAATLYPFVVDGLMALALVATLVLVGDDRRFALRVLGTYTVASLVLNYVHGLVPELHDQTVAWGRLADWDLANWVLVLLATSLPVGSIYFGSDLVAKVLHHRPAPIDPPMMNAEESTETVVKRSTADLPVSTPAPINPSAMTLPRPVPVGFVKSTLPAKPLPSIAPAPVVPIERGVVAAESARPRRATGRVPDAAKPRQPKRTPEQLLAEARAATAAWPDAKVTGEGIRRAIRTSPANARVLRDTLLAERARTAGVAT, encoded by the coding sequence ATGAACCGCAAGGGCAAGATCCTGCTGGTCCTCGCCCTGGTCGGTGTGGTCGGCATGGCCTTTCGGGTCTCGTGGAACGCGTTGCGGGACATCGCGAACGCGGTCGGTGCCGACGAGCGGGCCGCGACGCTGTACCCGTTCGTGGTCGACGGGCTGATGGCGCTGGCCCTGGTCGCCACCCTCGTCCTGGTCGGCGACGACCGCAGGTTCGCACTGCGGGTGCTGGGCACCTACACCGTCGCCTCACTGGTCCTGAACTACGTGCATGGTCTGGTGCCGGAACTGCACGACCAGACCGTGGCCTGGGGTCGACTGGCCGACTGGGACCTGGCCAACTGGGTGCTGGTGCTGCTGGCCACGTCGCTGCCGGTCGGGTCGATCTACTTCGGATCCGATCTGGTCGCCAAGGTGCTCCACCACCGCCCCGCCCCGATCGACCCGCCGATGATGAATGCGGAGGAATCTACTGAGACCGTCGTAAAACGGTCTACGGCTGACCTGCCGGTATCGACTCCGGCGCCGATCAACCCCAGCGCGATGACGCTGCCCCGACCTGTGCCTGTCGGCTTTGTGAAGTCGACCCTTCCGGCCAAGCCGCTCCCTTCGATCGCTCCGGCTCCGGTCGTGCCGATCGAGCGGGGCGTGGTGGCTGCCGAGTCAGCCCGACCGCGTCGCGCCACCGGCCGCGTGCCAGACGCGGCGAAGCCGCGACAGCCCAAGCGCACGCCGGAACAACTGCTCGCCGAAGCACGAGCGGCGACGGCTGCTTGGCCGGACGCGAAGGTGACCGGCGAGGGCATCCGCCGCGCGATCCGCACCTCCCCGGCCAACGCCCGGGTGCTGCGGGACACGCTCCTTGCGGAGCGGGCCCGCACGGCGGGGGTGGCCACATGA